A single genomic interval of Campylobacter anatolicus harbors:
- the uppS gene encoding polyprenyl diphosphate synthase: MNELRHLAIIMDGNGRWAKRQGFLRTKGHEVGANVVEKMCEFCIDSGIKILSLYAFSTENWKRPQKEVDFLMNLLKKFLISKRENFVKNGIKFTTIGDISVFSNELKSEIINLKELTKDNKKLKLNLAINYGSRDELIRAMRELNRIKLEINETNITQMLDESSDIDLLVRTGGEQRLSNFMLWQASYAELAFTQTLWPDFTRDELEQIVTKFKNKNRRFGGL, from the coding sequence ATGAATGAGCTAAGACATCTTGCTATCATAATGGATGGCAATGGGCGTTGGGCGAAACGGCAAGGATTTTTACGCACAAAAGGACATGAAGTCGGTGCAAATGTGGTTGAAAAAATGTGTGAGTTTTGCATTGATAGTGGTATTAAAATTTTAAGCTTATACGCTTTTAGCACCGAAAACTGGAAGCGACCGCAAAAAGAGGTGGATTTTTTAATGAATCTACTTAAAAAATTTCTTATATCAAAGCGTGAAAATTTTGTCAAAAATGGTATAAAATTTACTACAATCGGCGATATTAGCGTATTTAGTAATGAGTTAAAAAGCGAGATTATAAATTTAAAAGAGTTAACCAAAGATAACAAGAAACTTAAATTAAACTTAGCCATAAACTACGGTTCAAGAGATGAGCTAATACGTGCTATGCGTGAGTTAAATCGTATTAAACTTGAGATAAATGAGACAAACATCACTCAGATGCTTGATGAGAGCAGTGATATAGATCTACTCGTTCGCACAGGTGGGGAGCAAAGACTATCAAATTTTATGCTCTGGCAGGCAAGTTACGCTGAACTTGCGTTTACACAGACGCTTTGGCCTGACTTTACTCGTGATGAGTTAGAGCAGATAGTAACTAAATTTAAAAATAAAAACAGACGTTTTGGTGGGCTTTGA
- a CDS encoding LptF/LptG family permease — protein sequence MSRVNRYLFNNFLSTFASLFSTLFLIMSIVFFIQIARVTSYIEISFIELAKLYLFALPRVLLFVVPIAFFVSLAMMFFRLSKENESIVIFTLGSSPNSIARFFLAFSSLFSVSLLVIAIVLIPMAAELNANFIDYKKTIAKLNLKPSQFGQKFSEWMIYVGSETNDKNSTTYNDIVMFNPVSNNLSRLIIAKNAKILNLNSSIELSLNDGKSYDIKNDLIHQSNFKTLQIRTKQNERISEVGSIKQYWADTKTNNKRKKDLSTYVLVALFPISTTLFALSLGIVTYRYEKGAVYLGTFGVLFSYFALIMLLSAKPFIAIPTVFLIFFISSIVYYKFKIMRRY from the coding sequence ATGAGTAGAGTTAATCGCTATCTTTTTAACAACTTTTTAAGCACATTTGCATCGCTTTTTAGCACACTTTTCTTGATAATGTCTATCGTATTTTTTATCCAGATTGCACGTGTAACATCATACATTGAGATAAGCTTTATAGAACTTGCCAAACTCTATCTTTTTGCACTGCCTAGAGTGCTACTATTCGTCGTGCCTATCGCATTTTTTGTATCACTTGCAATGATGTTTTTTCGCTTATCAAAAGAGAATGAGAGTATTGTTATATTCACACTTGGTAGTTCGCCAAACTCAATAGCTAGGTTTTTTTTAGCTTTTTCATCCCTGTTTAGTGTATCTCTTCTTGTGATTGCAATCGTTTTAATACCGATGGCAGCAGAACTAAATGCAAATTTTATAGACTACAAAAAGACAATCGCAAAGCTAAATTTAAAGCCAAGCCAATTTGGACAAAAATTTTCAGAGTGGATGATCTACGTAGGTAGCGAAACAAATGATAAAAACAGCACTACATATAATGATATTGTGATGTTTAACCCGGTTTCAAATAATCTCTCACGCCTAATAATCGCCAAAAATGCTAAAATACTTAACTTAAACTCAAGCATAGAACTATCATTAAATGATGGCAAAAGCTACGATATAAAAAATGATCTAATTCATCAAAGCAACTTCAAAACTTTACAAATTCGCACAAAACAGAACGAACGTATATCTGAAGTCGGTAGTATAAAGCAGTATTGGGCGGATACAAAAACAAATAACAAACGTAAAAAAGATCTTAGCACATATGTACTTGTCGCACTCTTTCCTATTTCCACTACACTATTTGCATTAAGCCTTGGCATAGTTACATACCGATACGAAAAGGGGGCGGTATACCTTGGAACATTCGGTGTGCTTTTTAGCTACTTTGCACTCATAATGTTACTAAGTGCAAAGCCGTTTATAGCCATACCTACAGTATTTTTGATCTTTTTTATAAGTTCAATTGTCTATTATAAATTTAAAATTATGCGGCGTTATTAG
- the fliP gene encoding flagellar type III secretion system pore protein FliP (The bacterial flagellar biogenesis protein FliP forms a type III secretion system (T3SS)-type pore required for flagellar assembly.), translated as MMKILLVLSAIFCISFGAEPIPTINLSLTAPDTPQQLVNSLNVLFFLTILTLAPSLVFMMTSFLRLIVVFSFLRQAMGTQQVPPSTVLISLAMMLTFFIMEPIATQSYNDGIKPYLAEQIGYEEAFDKSVKPFKEFMVKNTREKDLALFFRIRDMNNPANIDEIPLSIAMSAFMISELKTAFEIGFLIYLPFLVIDMVVSSVLMAMGMMMLPPVMISLPFKLLIFVLVDGWNLLIGNLVKSFH; from the coding sequence ATGATGAAAATTTTATTGGTTTTATCAGCTATTTTTTGTATTAGTTTCGGTGCAGAACCTATTCCCACAATAAATTTAAGCTTAACTGCACCAGATACGCCACAGCAGCTTGTAAATTCTTTAAATGTTTTATTTTTCTTGACGATCTTAACATTGGCTCCATCGCTTGTGTTTATGATGACGAGTTTTCTGCGTCTTATCGTGGTTTTTTCATTTTTGCGTCAAGCGATGGGAACACAGCAAGTACCACCATCAACTGTCCTTATATCTCTTGCGATGATGCTTACGTTTTTTATAATGGAGCCTATAGCAACACAAAGCTATAATGATGGTATAAAACCATATCTAGCTGAACAGATTGGTTATGAAGAGGCATTTGATAAAAGTGTAAAACCGTTTAAAGAATTTATGGTAAAAAATACACGTGAAAAGGATTTAGCCCTATTTTTTCGTATAAGAGATATGAATAATCCTGCAAATATCGATGAAATACCACTAAGTATCGCGATGTCAGCATTTATGATAAGTGAGTTAAAGACGGCTTTTGAGATAGGATTTTTAATATATCTTCCATTTTTAGTTATTGATATGGTTGTTAGCTCGGTACTTATGGCTATGGGTATGATGATGTTACCGCCGGTTATGATCTCGTTACCGTTTAAACTACTGATATTTGTTCTAGTGGATGGATGGAATCTACTTATAGGAAATCTCGTCAAAAGCTTTCATTGA
- a CDS encoding EamA family transporter translates to MKKLVFVTILWAFSFSLIGEFLAGKIDSYFAVVVRVTLASLVFLPFTKFKGVSPRLALSIMAIGAAQIGVMYLFYYNSFLYLSVTEVALFTIFTPFYVTIIYDAFKIRFRPLYLLSVGVAVLGAFIIKYDSINDGFLKGFLLVQGANICFGFGQSAYKALLERYDVAQKGIFIFGYFHFGALLITLVAFLIFGNFDRIILNWTQVAVLLWLGIVASGLGYFLWNSGACEVDSGVLAIMNNALIPAAIVVNLVFWYKDTDMLRLILGAGVLCISLIIHKKIVSFYEVKAI, encoded by the coding sequence TTGAAAAAATTAGTTTTTGTTACGATTTTGTGGGCGTTTAGTTTTAGTTTAATAGGGGAATTTTTAGCCGGTAAGATAGATAGCTACTTTGCCGTTGTAGTACGTGTGACATTGGCTTCGCTTGTATTTTTACCTTTTACTAAATTTAAAGGTGTATCGCCACGTCTTGCACTAAGCATTATGGCTATTGGTGCGGCACAAATCGGCGTTATGTATCTATTTTACTATAACTCATTTTTGTATCTTAGTGTTACAGAAGTTGCGTTATTTACGATATTTACGCCGTTTTATGTTACGATTATTTATGACGCTTTTAAAATTAGATTTCGCCCATTGTATCTACTTAGTGTCGGTGTGGCGGTGCTTGGTGCATTTATTATTAAATACGACTCAATAAACGATGGCTTTTTAAAAGGTTTTTTGCTCGTTCAAGGTGCAAATATCTGCTTTGGGTTTGGACAAAGTGCATATAAAGCATTGCTTGAACGATATGATGTAGCTCAAAAAGGAATTTTTATTTTTGGGTATTTTCATTTTGGTGCATTACTGATAACTCTTGTGGCGTTTTTGATATTTGGGAATTTTGATCGCATTATACTTAACTGGACGCAGGTTGCAGTGCTATTATGGCTTGGCATAGTGGCTAGTGGACTTGGATATTTTTTGTGGAATAGCGGTGCATGTGAGGTTGATAGCGGAGTTTTAGCCATTATGAATAACGCCTTAATACCAGCTGCGATTGTTGTAAATTTAGTATTTTGGTATAAAGATACGGATATGTTACGCCTTATTCTTGGGGCAGGAGTGTTATGCATATCCTTGATAATACATAAAAAAATTGTCTCTTTTTATGAAGTTAAAGCTATTTAG
- a CDS encoding OmpA/MotB family protein, with translation MANKIDPADCPKCMPQWLATFGDLMSLLLCFFVLLLSMATMDAKKMEAAAGSLAGALSVLDGGAKPDTQVEQETELQNKIKKSQGKVNNQSEMGNIVKTINELTRSSGSPEVTIQESEDGFIVRLPASLLFESGKANIQSDDVRLFLKRIAMVAAKMPSDVKVNVIGHTDNQKPDINSLYKDNWQLSTARAISVVQELLEDGVSADRLIASGRAAYEPFASNDTAEGKERNNRVDIHFVSLDKKAKEATKKSVLDAVK, from the coding sequence ATGGCAAATAAAATAGATCCAGCTGACTGTCCAAAATGTATGCCTCAATGGCTTGCTACATTTGGTGATTTGATGTCTCTTTTATTGTGTTTTTTTGTCCTTTTACTTTCAATGGCAACTATGGATGCTAAAAAGATGGAGGCGGCCGCTGGGTCACTTGCTGGTGCTCTTAGTGTGCTTGATGGTGGTGCAAAGCCTGATACTCAAGTAGAGCAAGAAACTGAACTACAAAATAAGATCAAAAAATCCCAAGGTAAAGTCAATAACCAAAGTGAAATGGGAAATATCGTAAAAACTATCAATGAACTAACTAGATCTAGCGGATCGCCTGAAGTTACTATACAAGAGAGTGAAGATGGTTTTATCGTGCGACTTCCTGCGAGTTTGCTTTTTGAAAGTGGTAAGGCAAATATACAAAGTGATGATGTAAGGCTATTTCTAAAACGTATCGCGATGGTCGCTGCAAAGATGCCATCAGATGTTAAGGTAAATGTTATAGGGCATACTGATAACCAAAAACCTGACATAAACTCTCTTTATAAAGATAACTGGCAACTATCAACAGCACGTGCTATAAGTGTAGTGCAGGAGCTTTTAGAAGATGGTGTGAGTGCAGATAGGCTCATAGCCTCAGGTCGTGCTGCTTATGAGCCATTTGCTAGTAATGATACAGCAGAAGGCAAAGAGCGTAATAATCGCGTAGATATACACTTTGTTTCGCTCGATAAAAAGGCAAAAGAGGCTACGAAAAAAAGTGTCCTTGACGCGGTAAAATGA
- the glmU gene encoding bifunctional UDP-N-acetylglucosamine diphosphorylase/glucosamine-1-phosphate N-acetyltransferase GlmU, giving the protein MSDISIVILAAGLGTRMKSTQPKVLFKLCNEPMIIHILKQAYAITNDVSVVLYYEKELIESVIKMAYPQTKIYTQDLANFPGTAGAIKNIKFDGKKVLVTCGDMPLVRGADLMRLANTDADIAMSSFEATEPFGYGRVISKNGKIEKIVEQKDASEAELAVRSVNAGCYCFKREVLESILPMIDSQNAQKEFYLTDSIRIANENGYKCVAVNVNEESFMGINDKFQLSIAEKIMQDEIKKNLMKNGILMRLPDSIFIDSRAKFEGECVIEENVSILGECVIKDSIIKSSSVIEDSVIENSDIGPLAHIRPKSEIKNTHIGNFVEVKKGVLSGVKAGHLSYLGDCEIDEGTNIGCGTITCNYDGKTKHKTTIGKNVFIGSDTQLIAPVNIADDVLIAAGSTITNDVKSGALAISRVKQENKSGFFYKFFGKNNAEK; this is encoded by the coding sequence ATGAGTGACATATCTATCGTTATACTAGCTGCAGGTCTTGGTACAAGAATGAAATCAACTCAACCAAAGGTGCTTTTTAAGCTCTGCAATGAACCGATGATAATACACATCCTAAAACAAGCATACGCTATCACAAATGACGTTAGCGTAGTACTTTACTATGAAAAAGAGCTCATTGAAAGTGTGATAAAAATGGCATATCCGCAAACTAAAATTTATACGCAAGACTTAGCGAATTTTCCTGGTACAGCAGGTGCGATAAAAAATATCAAATTTGACGGTAAAAAAGTGCTTGTAACGTGCGGAGATATGCCACTTGTTCGTGGTGCTGATCTTATGCGACTTGCAAATACTGACGCAGACATAGCAATGAGTAGCTTTGAAGCAACCGAGCCATTTGGATATGGCAGAGTTATAAGCAAAAACGGCAAGATAGAAAAGATAGTAGAGCAAAAGGACGCAAGTGAAGCAGAGTTAGCGGTAAGAAGCGTAAATGCAGGATGCTACTGCTTTAAACGCGAGGTTTTAGAAAGTATTTTGCCAATGATTGACAGTCAAAACGCACAGAAGGAATTTTATCTAACTGATAGCATACGAATAGCTAATGAAAATGGTTACAAATGTGTTGCTGTCAATGTAAATGAAGAGAGTTTTATGGGGATAAATGATAAATTTCAACTTAGCATTGCAGAAAAAATAATGCAAGATGAGATAAAGAAAAATTTAATGAAAAATGGCATTTTAATGCGATTGCCTGACAGTATTTTCATAGATAGCAGAGCTAAATTTGAAGGTGAATGTGTTATAGAAGAAAATGTAAGCATTTTAGGTGAGTGTGTGATAAAAGATAGCATTATAAAAAGCTCAAGCGTCATTGAAGATAGTGTGATAGAAAACTCAGACATAGGACCTCTTGCTCATATCCGTCCAAAAAGCGAGATCAAAAATACACATATCGGTAACTTTGTAGAGGTAAAAAAGGGCGTTTTAAGTGGAGTAAAAGCTGGTCATCTAAGCTATTTGGGCGATTGTGAGATTGACGAAGGCACAAATATAGGATGTGGTACGATAACTTGCAACTATGACGGCAAGACAAAACACAAAACAACTATCGGTAAAAACGTATTTATCGGCTCTGATACTCAACTAATAGCTCCTGTAAATATTGCTGATGATGTGTTAATCGCAGCTGGTAGCACAATAACTAACGACGTAAAAAGTGGTGCGTTAGCTATAAGTCGCGTCAAACAAGAGAACAAAAGCGGATTTTTCTATAAATTTTTTGGAAAAAATAATGCTGAAAAATAA
- the truA gene encoding tRNA pseudouridine(38-40) synthase TruA, producing MKIQLIFSYDGSKFQGSQTQPHGNGVEDVLGVALSRVGIFSKIISSSRTDKGVHANNQSATVECGEYFKDLNRLANLINRHTHPHIHIKKIYKVSDNFQARFDAKARAYRYVINHGEFDVFSSNYQVFLSKFDTNIANNLLKNFIGEHDFSLFMKTGSDTKSPFRRIYKAFCYEHKNKTIIVFKANGFLRGQVRLMVAAVLKAINLKDGEELLKAQIESQKPLTRIPAPANGLYLHRVFY from the coding sequence GTGAAAATTCAGCTTATTTTTAGCTACGATGGCTCCAAATTTCAAGGCTCACAGACTCAGCCACATGGCAACGGTGTTGAAGATGTGCTAGGCGTCGCACTATCTCGTGTTGGGATTTTTAGCAAGATTATATCTAGTTCTCGCACCGATAAAGGTGTGCATGCAAACAATCAAAGTGCAACAGTCGAGTGCGGTGAATATTTTAAAGACCTTAATCGCTTAGCAAATTTAATAAATCGCCACACACACCCGCATATCCATATCAAAAAAATTTATAAAGTTAGTGATAATTTTCAAGCTAGATTTGACGCTAAGGCAAGGGCTTATCGCTATGTTATAAACCATGGCGAGTTTGATGTGTTTAGCTCAAACTATCAAGTATTTTTATCAAAATTTGATACAAACATCGCAAACAATCTACTTAAAAATTTCATAGGAGAACATGATTTTAGCCTTTTTATGAAAACCGGCAGCGACACTAAAAGCCCATTTCGCCGAATTTATAAGGCGTTTTGTTATGAGCACAAAAATAAAACAATAATAGTTTTTAAAGCAAATGGCTTTTTACGTGGACAGGTCAGACTTATGGTCGCTGCAGTGCTAAAAGCCATAAATTTAAAAGATGGCGAAGAGCTTTTAAAGGCTCAGATAGAGAGTCAAAAGCCACTCACTCGCATTCCTGCTCCCGCAAATGGGCTATATCTACACCGAGTTTTTTACTAA
- a CDS encoding prepilin peptidase — protein sequence MSEFVFCVVVFFIFGVCIGSFANVLIYRLPRNKSVFKPPSHCTNCKRSLKFYHNVPILSWLFLRGHCGFCGVKISPLYPLVELSSGVLMSLVFLIEIKTNLNSTIIDAQTLISTILIGFCFIFLLALSVIDLQFKAVPDSLLFSALGVAIIYAITQFFWFGLFELLLNSVFFMAGFWLLRYVVSKLIRREAMGSADIFIAGIIGAILPLNLGLVAICIAAVMTLPFYLFMQDKELAFVPFLNAGLVIVYAFGDKFINFLGKLYE from the coding sequence ATGAGTGAGTTTGTATTTTGTGTAGTAGTATTTTTTATATTTGGCGTATGTATCGGCTCATTTGCAAATGTACTGATATATCGTTTGCCTCGTAACAAGAGTGTATTTAAACCACCATCTCACTGCACAAATTGTAAAAGATCGCTTAAGTTTTATCACAATGTGCCAATACTTTCATGGCTATTTTTGCGTGGGCATTGTGGCTTTTGTGGCGTTAAGATTAGCCCATTATATCCGCTTGTTGAGCTAAGTAGTGGAGTGCTTATGAGTTTAGTTTTTTTGATTGAAATTAAAACAAATTTAAATAGCACAATAATCGACGCACAAACACTTATAAGCACTATACTTATTGGATTTTGTTTTATATTTTTACTAGCTCTTAGCGTTATTGATCTACAGTTTAAGGCTGTGCCCGATAGCCTACTTTTTAGTGCACTTGGTGTAGCTATTATTTACGCCATAACTCAATTTTTTTGGTTTGGCTTGTTTGAACTACTCTTAAACTCAGTCTTTTTTATGGCTGGTTTTTGGCTACTTAGATACGTCGTATCAAAGTTAATCAGACGCGAAGCTATGGGGAGTGCAGACATTTTTATCGCTGGTATTATAGGGGCTATACTACCATTAAATTTAGGACTAGTTGCCATCTGTATTGCAGCGGTTATGACACTACCTTTTTATCTTTTTATGCAAGATAAAGAGCTTGCGTTTGTGCCATTTTTAAATGCTGGACTTGTGATAGTCTATGCATTTGGTGATAAATTTATAAATTTTTTAGGTAAGCTTTATGAGTAG
- the coaBC gene encoding bifunctional phosphopantothenoylcysteine decarboxylase/phosphopantothenate--cysteine ligase CoaBC, giving the protein MLKNKKILLAVCGSIAFYKAFEILSLLKKQGADVYVALSDGALKFCSINGFEALSSHRVLSSMSEDWQNGVNHIAYAKMDLVLVAPASVNTINSLANGICDNIFMQTLIASPAPLVIAPAANDKMISHFATQKSLKFLADNDVSIVEPMLKTLACGDIGKGGLAEPEIIVQECIRKLNGNEFKGQKIVITGGATTENIDDVRGITNFSSGKMAKALADAFYYAGADVVLVASFETQNLPYRVSQFRQTAELLQICKDECKNAQILVMCAAISDYVCEQKFNGKLKKDELGDRFVLNLVKNLDVLENLKELKCKKIGFKLEFDAKNAEANAKNMLNAKTLDAVCLNIISSENKFGSELNEVTFITKNSQTTLKMAEKSKIAMQIAKLAKEL; this is encoded by the coding sequence ATGCTGAAAAATAAGAAAATTTTGCTAGCCGTGTGCGGAAGTATCGCATTTTACAAAGCATTTGAGATTTTATCTTTACTAAAAAAACAAGGAGCTGATGTATACGTTGCACTTAGTGATGGGGCATTAAAATTTTGTAGCATTAATGGATTTGAAGCACTTAGTTCGCACAGAGTACTAAGTAGCATGAGCGAAGACTGGCAAAATGGAGTCAACCACATAGCATACGCAAAAATGGACTTGGTACTAGTTGCTCCAGCTTCGGTAAATACGATAAATAGCCTTGCAAATGGTATCTGTGATAATATTTTTATGCAAACACTCATCGCCTCCCCTGCTCCACTTGTTATCGCCCCTGCGGCAAACGATAAGATGATAAGTCACTTTGCAACGCAAAAAAGTCTTAAATTTTTAGCAGATAACGATGTCAGCATAGTTGAGCCAATGCTTAAAACACTTGCTTGTGGTGATATTGGCAAAGGAGGACTAGCTGAGCCAGAGATAATCGTGCAAGAGTGTATCCGTAAACTTAATGGCAATGAATTCAAAGGACAAAAGATAGTCATTACCGGTGGTGCGACTACTGAAAATATTGATGATGTGCGTGGTATCACCAACTTTTCAAGTGGCAAGATGGCAAAGGCTTTAGCAGACGCATTTTACTATGCTGGAGCAGATGTAGTGCTGGTGGCTAGTTTTGAAACACAAAATCTGCCTTATAGAGTTTCACAATTTAGACAAACCGCCGAACTTTTACAAATTTGTAAAGATGAGTGTAAAAATGCCCAAATACTTGTAATGTGTGCTGCAATTAGCGATTATGTATGTGAGCAAAAATTTAACGGAAAACTTAAAAAAGATGAGCTTGGAGATAGGTTTGTTTTAAATTTAGTTAAAAATTTAGACGTTTTAGAAAATTTAAAAGAGTTAAAGTGCAAAAAAATCGGCTTTAAACTTGAATTTGATGCTAAAAATGCTGAAGCGAATGCTAAAAATATGCTAAATGCAAAGACTCTTGACGCAGTTTGTTTAAACATTATCAGTAGCGAAAATAAATTTGGTAGTGAGTTAAATGAGGTAACATTTATCACAAAAAATAGCCAAACAACACTTAAAATGGCAGAGAAATCAAAAATCGCCATGCAGATCGCAAAACTAGCAAAAGAACTATAA
- a CDS encoding motility protein A: protein MDLGTVVGWILAMVLLVGAMAIGVGVGPYIDIPSVMIVFGGTIGVMMVGFKMETLKNIFKFYGIAVKPTTINLPETIKKIVEYSTKARRDGILALENDVNNEPNVFLKKGLSMAVDGNEPDAIRALLETDLEQSRSRHTGNIKIFDQVGGFAGAMGMIGTLIGLVAMLLNMADPSAIGPSMAVALLTTLYGSMIGNIIGAPVANILSIRDSDEALEKQVILEGIMAIQAGDNPRTLEAKLLSFLPPKDRKSQFE, encoded by the coding sequence ATGGATTTAGGGACCGTTGTTGGTTGGATTTTAGCGATGGTTTTGCTAGTGGGTGCGATGGCGATTGGCGTTGGCGTTGGACCATATATTGATATACCTTCTGTAATGATCGTATTTGGTGGAACTATCGGCGTTATGATGGTCGGATTTAAGATGGAGACGTTAAAAAACATCTTTAAATTTTATGGCATAGCAGTAAAACCAACTACGATAAATTTACCAGAGACCATAAAAAAAATAGTAGAATACTCTACAAAGGCACGACGTGATGGAATCTTGGCTCTTGAAAATGATGTAAATAACGAACCAAATGTCTTTTTAAAAAAAGGTCTTTCAATGGCTGTTGATGGCAATGAGCCTGACGCTATAAGGGCATTACTTGAAACGGATTTAGAGCAGTCTAGGAGTAGACATACTGGAAATATTAAAATTTTTGATCAAGTTGGTGGTTTTGCAGGAGCTATGGGTATGATAGGAACACTTATAGGTCTAGTTGCGATGCTTTTAAATATGGCTGACCCATCGGCTATCGGTCCATCTATGGCGGTTGCTTTGCTTACGACTCTTTATGGCTCTATGATAGGTAATATCATTGGAGCTCCTGTAGCAAACATCCTTTCTATTCGTGATAGTGATGAGGCATTAGAAAAGCAAGTGATTTTAGAGGGTATTATGGCAATACAAGCTGGAGATAATCCGCGAACGCTTGAAGCAAAACTTTTGTCGTTTTTACCACCAAAAGATAGAAAAAGTCAATTTGAGTAA
- a CDS encoding metallophosphoesterase, which translates to MSEQIYIIGDVHGCFKTLLALINKLPNGITSRICFVGDLVDRGMDSAKVVELIIQNKFECVMGNHERRLVLNADGLMQNDLLSDDAYDLAWYFKHGGFETFASYADKSDEYKRSHVEFLSNLPIFIEFDEFKTLDDRHLVISHSAVGKMWYLRNSPNHAQEFKAHVLSGRDDTHENIRIFNVFGHTPLNEPLITHFSANIDLGCGCGRKVMSARLCALEFPSMRIFTQDNIE; encoded by the coding sequence TTGAGCGAACAAATTTATATCATCGGCGACGTACATGGTTGTTTTAAGACACTTTTAGCCTTAATTAACAAGCTACCAAATGGTATAACCTCACGCATTTGCTTTGTTGGAGATCTAGTAGATAGAGGTATGGATAGTGCCAAGGTCGTTGAGCTTATAATACAAAACAAATTTGAATGTGTCATGGGTAATCACGAACGTAGATTAGTGCTAAACGCAGATGGACTTATGCAAAATGATCTTTTAAGCGATGATGCTTACGACTTGGCGTGGTATTTTAAACACGGCGGATTTGAGACGTTTGCTTCATATGCGGATAAAAGTGATGAATATAAACGCTCTCATGTTGAGTTCTTATCAAATTTACCTATTTTTATAGAGTTTGATGAGTTTAAAACGCTAGATGATCGCCATCTAGTCATCTCTCACTCTGCTGTTGGAAAAATGTGGTATTTACGCAACTCACCAAATCACGCACAAGAGTTTAAAGCTCACGTTCTTTCAGGCAGAGATGATACGCACGAAAATATACGAATTTTTAATGTATTTGGGCATACTCCGCTTAATGAGCCACTTATAACGCATTTTAGTGCTAATATAGACCTAGGATGTGGCTGTGGGCGTAAAGTGATGTCTGCAAGACTTTGTGCGTTAGAGTTTCCTAGTATGAGAATTTTTACACAAGATAATATAGAGTAA